One Moorella sp. E308F genomic region harbors:
- a CDS encoding energy-coupling factor ABC transporter permease gives MYIVLAMAVLPQPAYAMHIAEGFLPFNWAAFWFVVVLPFWFWGLRSIQQTVKSNPGLKMLLGLAGAYAFVLSALKIPSVTGSCSHPTGVGLGAILFGPSAMSILGGIVLLFQALLLAHGGLSTLGANTFSMAVVGPFVSYGLYRLVRRLNGSMPVAVFLAATLGDLMTYITTSLQLALAFPAQPGGVLASMLKFMGIFAVTQIPLAISEGILTVIVFNLLATYNKNELLELSILDDNKALVVGGRNQQHIR, from the coding sequence ATGTATATCGTGCTGGCCATGGCCGTCCTGCCCCAGCCGGCCTATGCCATGCACATCGCCGAGGGCTTCCTGCCCTTCAACTGGGCCGCCTTCTGGTTTGTCGTCGTCCTACCCTTCTGGTTCTGGGGCCTGCGGTCCATCCAGCAGACCGTTAAAAGCAACCCCGGGCTGAAAATGCTCCTGGGCCTGGCAGGCGCCTATGCCTTTGTCCTGTCGGCCTTGAAAATCCCGTCAGTAACCGGTAGCTGTTCCCATCCCACCGGCGTGGGACTGGGCGCCATCCTCTTTGGCCCCTCTGCCATGAGCATCCTGGGAGGTATTGTCCTCCTCTTCCAGGCCCTCCTGCTGGCCCACGGCGGCTTGAGCACCCTGGGTGCCAACACCTTTTCCATGGCCGTCGTCGGACCCTTTGTGTCCTACGGCCTTTACCGCCTGGTACGGAGGCTCAATGGCTCAATGCCCGTAGCCGTCTTCCTGGCCGCCACCCTGGGGGACCTGATGACCTATATCACCACTTCCCTGCAGCTGGCCCTGGCCTTCCCGGCCCAGCCCGGCGGGGTGCTGGCGTCCATGCTGAAATTCATGGGCATTTTTGCCGTTACCCAGATACCCCTGGCCATTAGCGAAGGTATCTTAACTGTCATCGTCTTTAACTTGCTGGCCACTTATAATAAAAACGAATTGCTAGAGCTGTCTATTTTAGATGATAATAAGGCCTTGGTGGTGGGAGGCCGCAACCAGCAGCATATCCGGTAA
- a CDS encoding 5'-deoxyadenosine deaminase — MSILIKNGTLVTMNPRREVFQGDIYIEDDHIAAIGNTPATADRIIDATGQLVIPGLIQPHIHLCQSLFRGRADDLELLDWLRLRIWPLEGAHDPESLYYSALLGIGELFLSGTTTIVDMETVHHTDAAIEAIAKSGIRAITGKVMMDFGEDVPDSLKETTAASLKESVDLLEKWHGHANGRIQYAFTPRFVVSCTEELLLEVRDLARHYGVKIHTHASENRGECALVEKLHNRRNVIYLDDLGLTGPDLILVHCIWLSEEEKDILARTGTKVVHCPSSNLKMASGICPVPDLLSRGTVISLAADGAPCNNNLDAFMEMRVAALIQKPLHGPTAMPAPLVFEMATLGGARAVGMEKEIGSLEVGKKADLALVSLAGLHTQPAGCVDVYTQLVYQARGSDVTLTMVDGKIVMEERQLKTIDAGEVRKKAGEAILRVARRAGLA; from the coding sequence ATGAGTATTTTAATCAAGAACGGTACCCTGGTTACCATGAACCCCCGGAGGGAAGTTTTCCAGGGGGATATCTATATTGAAGACGACCACATCGCCGCCATCGGCAATACACCGGCCACTGCCGACCGGATTATCGACGCCACGGGCCAGCTGGTCATCCCCGGCCTCATCCAGCCCCATATTCACCTCTGCCAGTCCCTCTTCCGCGGTCGCGCCGACGACCTGGAACTCCTGGACTGGCTGCGCCTGCGCATCTGGCCCCTGGAAGGTGCCCACGACCCCGAGTCCCTTTATTACTCCGCCCTGCTGGGCATCGGTGAACTTTTCTTAAGCGGCACCACCACCATCGTCGACATGGAGACCGTCCATCATACCGATGCGGCCATTGAAGCTATTGCCAAAAGCGGCATCCGGGCCATTACCGGCAAAGTAATGATGGACTTTGGCGAGGACGTTCCGGACAGCCTTAAAGAAACAACGGCGGCCTCCCTTAAAGAAAGCGTCGACCTGCTGGAGAAGTGGCACGGCCACGCCAATGGCCGCATCCAGTACGCCTTTACGCCCCGTTTTGTCGTCTCTTGCACCGAAGAATTATTATTAGAAGTCCGGGACCTCGCCCGCCATTACGGCGTTAAAATCCACACCCATGCTTCAGAAAACCGGGGTGAATGCGCCCTGGTGGAAAAACTCCACAACCGGCGCAACGTCATTTACCTTGACGATCTCGGCCTCACCGGTCCCGACCTCATCCTGGTCCACTGTATCTGGCTCAGTGAAGAGGAGAAGGATATCCTGGCCCGCACCGGTACGAAAGTGGTCCACTGTCCTTCGTCTAACTTAAAGATGGCTTCCGGTATCTGCCCGGTACCGGATCTCCTGAGCCGGGGTACTGTGATTTCCCTGGCCGCCGACGGCGCGCCGTGCAATAACAACCTGGACGCCTTTATGGAAATGCGGGTGGCAGCTTTGATCCAGAAACCCCTCCATGGGCCCACCGCTATGCCGGCGCCTCTGGTCTTTGAAATGGCCACCCTGGGCGGGGCCCGGGCCGTGGGCATGGAAAAGGAAATCGGCAGCCTGGAAGTAGGGAAGAAAGCCGACCTGGCCTTGGTTTCCCTGGCGGGCCTCCATACCCAGCCGGCGGGCTGCGTCGACGTCTACACCCAGCTGGTCTACCAGGCCAGAGGCTCGGATGTCACCCTGACCATGGTCGACGGCAAAATTGTCATGGAGGAAAGGCAATTGAAGACCATTGATGCCGGTGAAGTCCGGAAAAAGGCCGGTGAAGCCATCCTGCGTGTCGCCCGGCGAGCCGGGCTGGCATAA
- a CDS encoding glycerol-3-phosphate acyltransferase, whose protein sequence is MLPLSPVLAGTILAYLGGSLAGGHIAARLWHRVDVRRVGSGNAGTMNVLRNLGLKAGIATFLWDTAKGYLLAVLGWKWGGIELAVLMSLAAVAGHNWPLYWQFQGGKGLATSLGVALAIYPPVVPPAAITLGVLVFLTRNSDLATVITFSGLPFYFWLREGPGWYFILGLGLAVIAWLRHIPLFMRRT, encoded by the coding sequence TTGTTGCCCTTGTCGCCGGTTTTGGCAGGCACTATACTAGCCTACCTGGGCGGTTCCCTGGCCGGGGGGCATATTGCCGCCCGCCTTTGGCACCGGGTGGATGTGCGTCGGGTGGGCAGCGGTAACGCTGGTACCATGAACGTCCTCCGCAACCTGGGCTTGAAGGCAGGAATAGCTACTTTCCTCTGGGATACGGCCAAAGGTTACCTGCTGGCGGTCCTGGGGTGGAAGTGGGGTGGAATCGAACTTGCCGTCCTGATGTCTTTGGCAGCCGTGGCCGGGCACAACTGGCCCCTCTACTGGCAATTTCAAGGTGGAAAGGGCCTGGCCACCAGCCTGGGGGTGGCCCTGGCCATTTATCCGCCGGTAGTCCCGCCGGCGGCCATTACCCTTGGCGTGCTGGTATTCCTGACCCGCAACAGCGACCTGGCGACCGTCATTACTTTCAGCGGCCTGCCTTTTTATTTCTGGCTGCGCGAAGGACCAGGCTGGTATTTTATTCTCGGCCTGGGCCTGGCGGTGATTGCCTGGCTGCGCCACATACCTTTATTCATGAGAAGGACATAG
- a CDS encoding energy-coupling factor ABC transporter ATP-binding protein — MAAILEAKKVSFTYPDGTRALHHVTLSIPEGKKIAVLGPNGAGKSTLFLHFNGILRPQDGCIYFAGARINYSHKALTELRRQVGIVFQDPDSMLFSASVRQEISFGPLNLGLSREEAGQRVEAAMAATGITGLQDKPTHFLSYGQKKRVAIASVLAMEPRVIIFDEPTAYLDPRSTREVMALLADISRQGKTIILSTHDVDIAYTWADYIYVLARGQVIGAGTPAEIFSDATLLESADLARPWLLDVYEDLKNKGWLPATAPVPKNKEELLGFIPYRSRSKLAI; from the coding sequence TTGGCCGCCATATTAGAAGCAAAAAAGGTTTCCTTTACTTACCCTGACGGTACCCGGGCATTGCATCATGTTACCTTGAGCATACCTGAAGGCAAGAAAATTGCCGTCCTGGGTCCCAATGGTGCCGGCAAATCGACCCTTTTCCTTCATTTCAACGGCATCTTAAGGCCCCAGGATGGTTGTATCTACTTTGCCGGGGCCAGGATTAATTACAGCCATAAAGCCTTAACAGAATTACGCCGGCAGGTGGGCATCGTCTTTCAAGACCCCGACAGCATGCTTTTTTCGGCCAGCGTTCGCCAGGAGATCTCCTTCGGACCGTTAAACCTGGGCCTGAGCAGGGAAGAGGCAGGGCAAAGGGTTGAAGCCGCCATGGCGGCAACGGGTATCACCGGCCTCCAGGATAAGCCGACTCATTTCTTAAGCTATGGCCAGAAAAAGCGGGTGGCCATTGCCAGCGTCCTGGCCATGGAACCCAGGGTCATCATCTTTGATGAGCCGACGGCCTACCTGGATCCGCGTTCAACCCGGGAGGTTATGGCCTTGCTGGCAGATATCAGCCGCCAGGGAAAGACGATTATTTTATCCACCCATGATGTAGACATAGCCTATACCTGGGCCGACTATATTTACGTCCTGGCCCGCGGCCAGGTAATCGGCGCCGGGACGCCGGCCGAAATCTTTAGCGATGCCACCCTCCTGGAATCTGCTGATCTGGCCCGGCCCTGGCTACTGGATGTTTATGAAGACCTGAAAAATAAAGGGTGGCTGCCGGCAACGGCGCCGGTACCGAAAAATAAAGAAGAGCTCCTGGGCTTCATTCCTTATCGTTCCAGGTCCAAACTGGCCATTTGA
- a CDS encoding xanthine dehydrogenase family protein molybdopterin-binding subunit, producing the protein MSKKRGIGMACFFYGTGYGNGFPDVATATVEIHDDGTATVRSGAVDCGQGSTTILAQIAAEELGVPYEWITVITADTDTTPDAGTTAATRQTYASGNAVQMACRQAREVLFEYTRTLLGVNTIAGLAAREGIIYVKGYSKKQISYPEAAARARLAGYRLVGQGTFVTHTTAVDRETGQGAPYWPYAFGTQIAEVEVDTETGEVRVLKLIAAHDVGRAVNRLGVEGQIEGGVAQGLGMALLEKVHLQQGRIVNNSFSTYLIPTALDIPEIQPLIVETHEPTGPYGAKGVGEPATIPTVPAIINAIYNAVGVRITELPVTPEKILAALREKEGEKK; encoded by the coding sequence ATGAGTAAAAAACGCGGTATTGGTATGGCCTGCTTTTTCTACGGTACCGGCTACGGTAATGGTTTTCCCGATGTCGCAACGGCCACGGTAGAAATCCACGATGACGGTACGGCCACCGTGCGCAGCGGCGCTGTGGACTGCGGCCAGGGTTCTACTACCATCCTGGCGCAAATTGCCGCCGAGGAGCTGGGGGTACCCTATGAATGGATAACGGTAATCACCGCCGACACCGATACCACCCCCGATGCCGGCACGACGGCGGCCACCCGCCAGACCTATGCCTCCGGCAATGCCGTGCAAATGGCCTGCCGCCAGGCCCGGGAAGTCCTTTTTGAATACACCCGGACCCTCTTAGGGGTTAATACCATTGCTGGCCTGGCAGCCAGGGAGGGAATAATTTACGTCAAGGGTTACTCCAAGAAACAAATATCCTACCCCGAGGCAGCCGCCCGGGCCCGCCTGGCTGGCTACCGCCTGGTGGGGCAGGGAACCTTCGTCACCCATACCACGGCCGTTGACCGGGAGACCGGCCAGGGGGCACCATACTGGCCTTACGCCTTCGGTACCCAGATTGCAGAGGTGGAAGTGGATACGGAAACAGGGGAAGTGCGGGTTTTAAAGCTCATAGCCGCCCATGACGTGGGCCGGGCCGTAAACCGCCTCGGGGTAGAGGGCCAGATTGAAGGCGGTGTCGCCCAGGGCCTGGGTATGGCCCTACTGGAAAAGGTTCACCTGCAGCAGGGCCGGATCGTTAATAATTCCTTTTCTACCTATCTCATTCCTACTGCCCTGGATATACCCGAGATTCAGCCCCTGATTGTGGAAACCCATGAGCCCACCGGCCCCTACGGCGCCAAAGGAGTTGGTGAACCCGCTACCATCCCCACCGTACCGGCCATTATCAATGCTATTTACAATGCCGTGGGAGTTCGCATTACTGAATTGCCGGTTACACCGGAGAAAATCCTGGCCGCCCTGCGGGAAAAAGAAGGAGAGAAGAAATGA
- a CDS encoding amidohydrolase family protein, with the protein MKLVYINPETDLDLLAGSLWDGQSEECRQHVVISIRRGRIAAVQSQEMAVTEKNVRQLNLPGLMVLPGLIDAHVHLALDGIDFQASLARWQDPPARESALARALRASLEHGLVAIRDGGDRECLNLQAREWVRTGKYPGPRVVATGMAVTKKGKYGSFLGPGITDPASIRELIAGLVNRDVDQVKVVVSGLVTFRRYGEVGSLEFDAAELVTAVKEAHASGRPVMAHVNSAPGVDLALAAGVDSIEHGYFLTTAQLETMAARGTYWVPTVAAIANRLSTTVKKFYPEREKEIIQRTRESQQQMIARAYQLGVKLVVGTDAGAPGVYHGESYVDELLYWHQAGVPAAAVLRAATVTAAAALGLGGELGQVKPGYRPCLIAVRGNPLEDLKVLAQPEMVFIDF; encoded by the coding sequence ATGAAGCTCGTCTACATTAACCCGGAGACAGACCTGGACCTTCTGGCCGGCAGCCTGTGGGACGGTCAGAGTGAGGAATGCCGGCAGCATGTAGTTATCAGCATCCGCCGGGGCCGTATCGCCGCTGTACAATCACAGGAAATGGCCGTTACAGAAAAAAATGTCCGGCAGCTCAACCTTCCCGGACTGATGGTTTTACCCGGTTTGATCGATGCCCACGTCCATCTAGCCCTGGACGGCATCGATTTTCAGGCCTCACTGGCCCGCTGGCAGGACCCGCCGGCCCGGGAATCCGCCCTGGCCCGGGCCCTGCGGGCATCCCTGGAGCATGGATTGGTAGCTATAAGGGACGGCGGCGACCGGGAGTGTCTCAACCTCCAGGCGCGGGAATGGGTCCGGACAGGCAAATACCCGGGTCCCCGGGTGGTGGCCACCGGGATGGCCGTTACGAAAAAAGGAAAATACGGTTCTTTTCTTGGTCCCGGCATCACCGATCCGGCCTCCATTAGGGAGCTGATTGCCGGCCTGGTAAACCGCGACGTCGACCAGGTAAAAGTTGTGGTGTCAGGCCTGGTTACCTTCCGTCGTTACGGAGAGGTGGGCAGCCTGGAATTTGACGCAGCCGAACTGGTTACTGCCGTGAAGGAAGCCCACGCGTCCGGGCGGCCGGTGATGGCCCATGTCAACTCGGCCCCCGGCGTGGACCTGGCCCTGGCCGCCGGGGTGGACAGTATTGAACACGGCTATTTTCTTACAACGGCCCAACTGGAAACCATGGCGGCCAGGGGTACATACTGGGTACCGACTGTCGCCGCTATAGCCAACCGGCTTTCTACCACCGTGAAAAAGTTCTACCCGGAGAGGGAAAAGGAAATTATACAGCGGACCCGGGAATCTCAGCAGCAGATGATTGCTAGAGCTTACCAGCTCGGAGTGAAGCTGGTCGTAGGCACCGATGCCGGCGCACCCGGTGTCTACCACGGGGAATCTTATGTGGACGAACTGCTGTACTGGCACCAGGCCGGCGTCCCGGCGGCGGCTGTGCTGCGGGCGGCTACGGTTACAGCTGCGGCCGCCCTGGGCCTGGGCGGGGAACTGGGGCAGGTAAAACCAGGCTACCGACCCTGCCTGATTGCCGTCCGGGGTAACCCCCTGGAGGATTTAAAGGTCCTTGCTCAACCGGAAATGGTTTTTATTGACTTCTAA
- a CDS encoding energy-coupling factor ABC transporter substrate-binding protein produces MSTAQKNIFLLLIVILLAAAPFFLHRSAEFAGADDQAEDTITQIRPDYEPWFKPVWEPPSGEVESFLFAAQAAIGSGIVCYFLGYSKGKKQREQQ; encoded by the coding sequence ATGAGTACCGCCCAGAAAAATATCTTTTTACTCTTGATCGTTATTCTCCTGGCAGCGGCACCCTTTTTCCTTCACCGCAGCGCTGAATTTGCTGGTGCTGACGACCAGGCGGAAGATACTATTACCCAGATCCGGCCTGATTATGAACCCTGGTTTAAACCTGTGTGGGAACCCCCCAGCGGGGAAGTGGAATCCTTCCTCTTTGCCGCCCAGGCCGCCATCGGCAGCGGCATTGTTTGCTACTTTCTGGGTTACAGCAAAGGAAAGAAACAGCGGGAGCAACAGTAA
- a CDS encoding acylphosphatase: MRAHFWVKGLVQGVGFRYFVLRQAAALQLNGWVRNRYNGSVEGVVEGPAERVKEFLDYCRHGPAMADVQELKIQYEKPQGENTFRIRGSI; this comes from the coding sequence GTGCGGGCGCACTTCTGGGTGAAGGGCCTGGTCCAGGGGGTGGGTTTTCGTTATTTTGTCCTGCGGCAGGCTGCGGCTTTGCAACTTAACGGCTGGGTGCGCAATCGCTATAACGGCAGCGTTGAAGGGGTAGTTGAAGGACCGGCTGAGAGGGTGAAAGAATTCCTGGACTACTGCCGCCATGGGCCGGCCATGGCAGATGTTCAGGAACTTAAGATCCAGTATGAAAAACCTCAAGGTGAAAACACCTTCAGGATCCGGGGGTCAATATGA
- a CDS encoding Hsp20/alpha crystallin family protein, producing MFGLIPFYSRRKGLRPIFSDVENFIERVFNEDLFWVPVFGQPFKADIKETEREYIVEAELPGMEKENIIITYDDGALNISVKQDTIIDETRENFIRKERRSGSIERRFYLEGVDEEKISASYKNGLLTVILPKKEAGLKRGKHIPVE from the coding sequence ATGTTTGGGTTAATACCTTTCTATAGCAGGAGAAAAGGCTTAAGGCCAATATTCTCCGATGTCGAGAATTTCATTGAACGGGTATTCAACGAAGACCTGTTTTGGGTCCCTGTATTCGGCCAACCTTTTAAGGCAGATATAAAGGAAACAGAACGCGAGTATATTGTGGAAGCCGAATTGCCGGGAATGGAAAAAGAGAATATTATAATTACTTATGACGATGGCGCGCTTAATATTTCTGTCAAACAGGATACAATAATCGACGAAACCAGGGAAAACTTCATCCGCAAAGAGCGGAGGAGTGGCAGCATTGAACGCAGGTTTTATTTAGAAGGCGTGGATGAAGAAAAAATTTCCGCCAGTTATAAAAACGGCCTGTTAACGGTAATATTGCCAAAGAAAGAGGCCGGATTAAAGCGCGGCAAACATATTCCTGTTGAATAG
- the cbiQ gene encoding cobalt ECF transporter T component CbiQ has product MFSIDQYAYSNRLKNVHPGEKIAFALVTLLIALVAPRPSIPAIIIALMAGATIGFAGIPARFYLQLMLVPFSFLLAGVIMIALTITGQPQTGLKGVTILGWTFGVTPAGMHLAGKIFLKSLGAAACLYFLSLTTPMVDILTVLRQLRFPALLVDLISLTYRFIFVLLATVNDIYTAQASRLGYTSLRTSYHSLGQLAASLFIKTYRRSQELFTALTARGYHEELRVLEAAYPFSWPFLCLAAIFDLALVILMLLT; this is encoded by the coding sequence ATGTTCAGCATTGATCAGTATGCCTATAGTAACCGGTTGAAGAACGTCCATCCGGGCGAAAAAATAGCCTTTGCCCTGGTAACCCTCCTGATCGCCCTGGTGGCGCCCCGGCCTTCAATTCCTGCCATTATTATTGCCCTGATGGCCGGAGCTACCATTGGATTCGCCGGCATCCCGGCCCGTTTTTACCTGCAGCTTATGCTAGTGCCCTTTTCTTTTTTACTAGCAGGGGTGATCATGATCGCCCTCACCATTACCGGCCAGCCTCAGACCGGTCTTAAGGGCGTGACCATCCTGGGGTGGACCTTTGGTGTTACCCCAGCCGGCATGCACCTGGCCGGCAAAATTTTTCTCAAGTCCCTGGGGGCCGCTGCCTGCCTTTATTTTCTGTCCCTAACAACACCCATGGTCGATATCCTTACCGTTCTCAGACAATTGCGCTTCCCGGCCCTTCTGGTGGATTTAATCAGCCTGACCTACCGCTTTATCTTTGTCCTGCTGGCGACCGTCAACGATATTTATACCGCCCAGGCTTCCCGCCTGGGCTATACTTCCCTGCGCACTTCCTATCATTCCCTGGGCCAGCTGGCGGCCAGCCTTTTTATTAAGACTTACCGCCGCTCCCAGGAACTATTCACCGCCCTGACGGCCAGGGGCTACCATGAAGAGCTGCGCGTGCTGGAGGCTGCTTATCCTTTCTCGTGGCCCTTTTTATGCCTGGCCGCCATCTTTGACCTGGCTTTAGTGATTTTAATGCTGCTTACATAA
- the cobK gene encoding precorrin-6A reductase produces the protein MVGSTGEGRQLIRNLRQEGYEVATWTDSTYGEQLARQDGATLILTDPLTESNLAALKVGRALEAVIDATLPYPNQLSRTLEAWCRQHCLPYLRFLRPETKLPDDRLIYQVATWEEAARTAAGLGETIFLTTGTNNLEVFVKNPLLKGKRIVVRVLPEHRVIKKCQDLGLTPRDIIAMQGPFSKEINKAMFKAYRAGVIVTRDAGPAGGTGSKIAAALALKIPVVVIKRPSIQYLYPVYTVAEAIALLKKIATAFPSSIPEGGI, from the coding sequence GTGGTAGGGAGTACCGGCGAGGGAAGGCAGTTAATCCGTAACCTGCGGCAGGAAGGCTACGAGGTTGCCACCTGGACTGACAGCACCTATGGCGAACAGCTGGCCCGGCAGGATGGGGCGACGTTAATTTTAACAGATCCCTTAACGGAAAGTAATCTAGCCGCCCTGAAGGTTGGCCGGGCGTTGGAAGCAGTAATAGACGCCACCCTTCCTTACCCCAACCAGCTATCCAGGACCCTGGAAGCCTGGTGCCGGCAACACTGCTTACCTTACCTGCGTTTTTTACGACCAGAAACAAAGTTGCCGGACGACCGCCTCATTTACCAGGTGGCAACCTGGGAAGAAGCCGCCCGTACTGCCGCCGGGTTGGGGGAGACTATCTTTTTAACTACCGGTACCAATAACCTGGAAGTGTTCGTCAAAAACCCCCTGCTTAAAGGTAAACGCATTGTGGTCAGGGTATTACCGGAGCACCGGGTAATTAAAAAATGCCAGGACCTGGGCTTGACACCCCGCGACATTATCGCCATGCAAGGGCCTTTTTCCAAAGAAATAAATAAAGCCATGTTTAAAGCCTATAGGGCCGGTGTTATCGTCACCCGGGACGCCGGTCCGGCCGGCGGTACCGGGTCCAAAATTGCCGCCGCCCTGGCGCTGAAGATCCCGGTAGTAGTAATCAAGCGGCCTTCCATCCAGTACCTTTATCCAGTTTACACAGTTGCCGAAGCCATCGCCCTGTTGAAAAAAATAGCAACGGCATTTCCAAGTTCAATTCCAGAGGGAGGTATATAG
- a CDS encoding xanthine dehydrogenase family protein molybdopterin-binding subunit, producing MAVVGTSPPRVDARAKVTGQAIYPADLNFPGMIYGQAVRSPYAHARIVNIDTSDALQVPGVLCVLTARDIPGHNGHGVVYQDMPVLARDEVRSVNDVVALVGATTPDAARTGAAKVKITYEELPALLDPVAAMQPGAPRVHPDRDNIIYHLPIRKGNIEAGFAAADVIVENTYRTQLLDHAFLQPEAAVALVDERGHLVIYVATQYVHWDRVEVARVLGWNQDRIRIVAPAVGGAFGGREDMTLQTLVALLAVHTRRPAKMVLTREESFLAHSKRHPMIMRYKTGATRDGKLTALEAEIIGDSGAYSSWAPNVLRKAAIHATGPYVIPNVKIDAYAVYTNNPFTGAMRGFGATQPPLAYESQMDELASRLGIHPFTIRWLNAFRQGDVTATGQVLESSVGLTETMLQAARAAGWSLAELIPGGMQDE from the coding sequence TTGGCAGTTGTCGGTACTTCCCCGCCCAGGGTAGATGCCCGGGCTAAGGTCACCGGCCAGGCCATCTACCCGGCTGATCTTAATTTTCCGGGGATGATTTACGGCCAGGCCGTCCGCAGCCCCTACGCCCATGCCCGGATAGTCAATATTGATACCTCGGACGCCCTGCAGGTCCCGGGGGTCCTCTGCGTCCTGACCGCCCGGGACATCCCCGGCCATAACGGCCATGGCGTCGTCTACCAGGACATGCCCGTCCTGGCCCGGGACGAGGTGCGTTCGGTGAATGACGTCGTCGCCCTGGTAGGTGCTACCACCCCGGACGCCGCCAGGACTGGGGCGGCTAAAGTAAAGATAACCTACGAAGAACTGCCGGCCCTTTTAGATCCTGTGGCGGCCATGCAACCGGGGGCGCCTCGGGTCCATCCCGACCGGGACAATATTATATACCACCTGCCCATCCGTAAAGGAAACATCGAAGCGGGGTTTGCCGCGGCCGACGTGATTGTGGAAAATACCTATCGTACCCAGCTTCTGGACCACGCCTTCCTCCAGCCAGAGGCTGCCGTGGCCCTGGTGGATGAACGCGGCCACCTGGTAATTTACGTAGCCACCCAGTATGTCCACTGGGACCGGGTGGAAGTAGCCAGGGTGCTGGGCTGGAACCAGGACCGCATACGCATCGTGGCCCCGGCCGTAGGCGGTGCCTTCGGCGGCCGGGAAGATATGACCCTGCAGACCCTGGTGGCGCTGCTGGCCGTGCATACCCGGCGGCCGGCGAAAATGGTCCTTACCCGGGAAGAATCCTTCCTGGCCCATAGCAAGCGCCACCCCATGATCATGCGCTATAAGACCGGTGCCACCAGGGATGGAAAGTTAACGGCCCTGGAAGCGGAAATCATCGGCGACAGCGGCGCCTATTCTTCCTGGGCCCCTAACGTTCTGCGAAAAGCTGCCATCCATGCCACCGGTCCTTATGTCATCCCCAACGTTAAGATTGATGCCTACGCGGTCTATACCAATAATCCTTTTACCGGCGCCATGCGCGGGTTCGGCGCCACCCAGCCGCCCCTGGCTTATGAAAGCCAGATGGACGAGCTGGCCAGCCGCCTGGGGATCCATCCTTTTACCATCCGCTGGCTCAATGCCTTCCGGCAGGGGGATGTAACCGCCACGGGCCAGGTCCTGGAAAGCAGCGTCGGCCTGACGGAGACTATGCTGCAAGCGGCCCGGGCCGCCGGCTGGTCGCTGGCAGAGTTAATACCGGGAGGGATGCAGGATGAGTAA